In Phycisphaerae bacterium, one genomic interval encodes:
- a CDS encoding type II secretion system F family protein, translating into MDTNVLTVIILFIVALGLIAYSVLPRRRNDKDAVKRRLWGRRGADEEAEIRARARESSTNELVRKAAPVLSKLVMPTNEEAQSNLRMKLASAGFRQAQAQMTFLASKTALALTGLVLGGLGGWAAHMQMLSVAGLAFFCAGAGLMLPDLWLSVTASNRKQKIRHGLPDTLDLLVVSVESGLALDAAFKRVGDEMASVHPELSEELRIATMETQMGLQRNEALEKMARRAAVEEMRSLVSVVVQAEKFGTSIARALRNQADALRIKRRQAAEEKAQKTAVKLMIPLVLFIFPAIAVVVAGPAAISAVRAWQANPNLGG; encoded by the coding sequence ATGGACACGAACGTACTCACGGTCATCATCCTCTTCATCGTCGCCCTGGGGCTGATCGCGTACAGCGTGCTGCCGCGCCGGCGGAATGACAAGGACGCCGTCAAGCGGCGCCTGTGGGGGCGGCGCGGCGCCGACGAAGAGGCCGAGATCCGGGCGCGGGCCCGCGAGTCCTCCACCAACGAGCTGGTGCGCAAGGCGGCCCCGGTGCTCTCCAAGCTCGTCATGCCGACGAACGAGGAGGCCCAGAGCAACCTGCGCATGAAACTGGCCAGTGCCGGTTTCCGCCAGGCTCAGGCCCAGATGACGTTTCTGGCTAGCAAGACCGCGCTCGCGCTGACCGGCCTGGTGCTGGGCGGGTTGGGTGGCTGGGCTGCGCACATGCAGATGCTCAGCGTCGCCGGCCTGGCGTTCTTCTGCGCCGGGGCCGGCCTGATGCTGCCCGATCTCTGGCTGAGCGTCACCGCCAGCAACCGCAAGCAGAAGATCCGTCACGGCTTGCCCGACACGCTGGACCTGCTGGTCGTGTCGGTCGAGTCCGGGCTCGCGCTCGACGCGGCGTTCAAGCGGGTCGGCGACGAGATGGCCTCGGTGCATCCGGAACTCTCCGAAGAGCTGCGCATCGCCACGATGGAGACGCAGATGGGCCTGCAGCGCAACGAGGCGCTGGAGAAGATGGCCCGCCGGGCGGCCGTGGAGGAGATGCGCAGCCTCGTCTCAGTCGTGGTGCAGGCCGAGAAGTTCGGCACGAGCATCGCGCGCGCCTTGCGGAACCAGGCGGACGCGCTGCGCATCAAGCGCCGGCAGGCCGCCGAGGAAAAGGCCCAGAAGACCGCGGTCAAGCTCATGATCCCGCTGGTCCTGTTCATCTTCCCGGCGATCGCCGTGGTGGTGGCGGGTCCGGCCGCGATCAGCGCAGTCCGCGCCTGGCAGGCAAACCCGAACCTGGGCGGGTAG